ATAATCTGATCTGCATGAGCAAGAGTGCAGATACACTAATGTTTTTCAAAATAAAAAGCAAGTTCAAAAATCAAGAAGCCCGACGCAGAATGCCGTCGGGCTTCAGGGAACAAGAGGGGTCAAACCCTCTATGTTCAAGGTTCAGGAGTGAGACTTCCGGGACGACGAGACCGCGAGGTCGCTGTAGCGGCACCCGCCGACGCCGTCGTTGACGCGCAGACCGCCCTCGCCGAAGAAGCCGACCGCCACACGGCGGCCGCCCGAACCGACATCCGAGCATCGAACCCAGATGCCGGGGAAGAGTCGAACTCTGGTGGCGAGGTAGTGGCCGACGACGGTGTAAACCAGAACTCGCGCGGTCGGGGTCTCATCGTCCTTCGCGAGCAGCGCCTGCTGCTCATCCCAGGACTTACTGGTCGAGTCGGGCACCGCAGTCTTGCGTACGAGGTGCCAGCCGAGTTCGCACTTGGTCGTGGCGAACTTCTCCGTGTTGTACCAGTCCTGCCCGTAGAAGACGGGCTGGCCGGTGCGACCCGCCATCTTCGCCCGCACGTCCGTGATGGACAGCGGGAAGGTCGCGACGAGGATGTGGGTGTCCTTCACGGACGTGAGCACCTCGGGTGAGAACGGGATGTCGGCGAGCTTGGCAAGCTGCTTCTTGGTCGGCTTGACCCCGAAGTGCTTCACCGCCTCCTCGACGCCGAACATGTTCTGGCCCATGATCTCGCGAGCCTTGTCGTGGGCGGTGGGCAACTTGGTGAGATCGGCAATCGCTTGCGCGATCCGTGCCTTGAGTTCACCGCCGCGCTTCTGAAGCAGCCTCGTCCGAAGCTCGTCGAGCTTCGACTGGTCGAAGGCCGCCGCACAGATCGACACGATCTGTGCTCCGATGGGATCCCGGGATGTGACCAATGGCTTGTTTGTCGCCATTGTCAGCCTCCTTGCGGTAAGAGAATTCTCGGAACGCCCGAGAAGGCGACCCGGCCTCACATGAGACGAGTATTATGGTGGCCTTGTATAAAAGACCCTCAAAATACTCGCCTCATAGCTACATTTCTCAATTTTCTGAACCTTGAATTTCCAAAGAACTTAATTCCGTAATTAAAACATATCTATAATATAAAGTCAATCTTTTCTAGGCCACAACCTCGGTGTTTGACAGTATACGCAATAAATGCTAATTTAATAGCAATTAGTGCTTTTTGGAAAAATATGCTTATTTTCAAACGTAAAATAGAGGACATAATTGTAGAACGACTGTATAAAAGGCGGGCTATTCTTATCTTTGGGCCACGCCAAGCTGGGAAGACGACCCTGGCCAAACGGATACTGGAGAGACAAGGCAACCGTGATGCCTATTTTAACTGCGAGCTTGCGACGGTTCGAAAACATTTCATACTCGGGGAACCGAACTCGCTTTTATCATTGGTCGGAAATGCAAAGCTGGTCGTATTCGATGAGGCGCAAACGATAGAGAATATCGGCCCAATCTTAAAGACCTTCATCGATACCTATCCCGAAGTGCAGATTATTGCGACGGGTTCATCTTCATTCGATCTTGCGAATAAAATAAATGAGCCACTGACCGGACGAGCGTTTGAATTTATTTTATTACCACTTTCCTTGAATGAGATTCAATCAGTTGTTCCGCTTACCGAGGAGCGTGTTCTTGAGTTGTTGCGGCTCGGATGCTACCCATCTGTCGTCGCTGAAACATCAAAATCAACGCGTGAGGATATTCTGCGCAACATCGCAACCAATTATTTGTATAAAGACATTTTTATTTTTGAGTCGGTACGAAATCCTAAATTGATCGAAGACTTATTGCGTGCGCTTGCGCTCCAAGTGGGGAGTACGGTATCGATAAACGAACTTGCCATATTACTGGGTGTCTCGCGCGCAACAATTCAGAAATATCTTTCGTTGCTTGAACAGTCATACGTCGTTTTTAGATTGCCTTCATTCTCACGTAACCCTCGAAACGAAATTAAAAAAGCCTTCAAGGTGTATTTCTATGACGTGGGGATCCGGAACGCACTTATCGACAACATCGACGAGCTGACCGGCCGCAACGATCGAGGGCCGCTTCTCGAAAATCTTTTTATAACTGAACGGCTAAAGCTCGGATTACAATCAACACTTCCGCCTCGCCTTTCATTTTGGAGAACTAAAAAAGGGGCAGAAATAGACCTTATTGAGGAAATCGGAGATACATTGCGAGCATATGAATGCAAGTGGAAAGACGGAGACACATCCTTTTCTCTGTTTCGCAAAAAATATTCGACAGTCGAAACACATCTGATTACCTTAGCTACACTTATTCGATGACATTTATGAAACCGAAAAAATCATTGGGGCAGAATTTTCTCATCGAGCCGACCATCGTGCAGAAAATAATTTTTGCCGCAAATATAAAGGGGGGAGGCGAGACCTCCGCCTTTGCCGGAGGTCTCGCCTCTGGGCGTAGCCTCGAAACAGTGCTTGAGGTCGGGCCGGGCAAGGGCATACTCACGCGCGCATTGCTTGATGCCGGTGCGAAAGTTATTGCCGTAGAAAAAGATGATGCTCTCGCAAAAAATCTTGAAATAATTTTCGCAAAAGAAATTTCTGAAGAGAAATTAATTTTAGTTCACGATGATATTCTGAAATTTTTTGAATCCCAGAGGTTCGACCTTTTGGATGCTCAAGGTCGAACCTCTAACAGTGGCTTCTCCGTCGTCGCCAATATCCCGTACAACATCACCGGCGAGCTTATACGCAAACTGTTGGAAGGGGAGCATCAGCCACAAGCGATGACCTTGATGGTCCAAAAAGAAGTGGCGCAGAGAATTGTGGCGAGCGATAGTAAAGAATCGCTTCTTTCGTTGTCTGTAAAAGCATTCGGCACGCCGGAATATGTAGCGACGGTTACGCGAGACAACTTTTACCCCGCGCCAAACGTCGATTCGGCAATATTGCGCATCTCTGATATTTCAAACGATTTTATTAAAACATTACAGCTGTCTGACATGTGGAAAACGGTGTGGAAAACGAGTGAACAAGCCTTCTTCGGCCTCCTTCATGCCGGCTTTGCCCACAAACGCAAAATGCTCGTCAGTAATCTTGCCGCAATTGCCTCAAAAAACGAAATTATGGCCGTATTTAAGGCTTTCAAGATCAATGAAAAGGCTCGTGCCGAGGAACTTTCTCTCTCTGATTGGAGGTGTCTTCTATCTCCCATCTCCTAACTCCCGACTCCCGCCCAATCTTATCCACACATAGGCTGATTTTGCCCTTATTTTTCCGTATTTAGAATGGTAAAATAAAGCCATTCTGATGAAGCTTATCCCGCATAACAAAAACGTCGGTCTTGTTTTCTTTGGCGCCCTTATTCTAACGGCTACTTTTTTGTTTTTTGCCGATAAAGTCGGGGGTAAATCGCAACCTAGCAACAGTGACTCTATCTATGTGAAAGGGCAGGGGCAACTTGCCGAGGCGTCAGCATCGGCAAATGAGACCTCAAATCCCTCATTCGGTCAGGTAGATTGGCAGAACACACTTGGAGGGATAGCCCCCGACTCAGCTACAGCGACAGTCTTCACCCCTTCATCACTGCAAGTCACTAAAGACTCCGGGCCGAGCAGTCTCCGCACTTACGCCGCCGACTTGAGACAAGCGCTCAAGCGCTATGAAGACCCCAAGCTCGGCAATGAGGTAGGTATTTTATTGGCGGCGTCTAAAGCTAACGACGCGACCCTGCTTGCGGGTATCGACACTCTGGAACAACTCCACACAGACACCTTGAGCGACCTGCTCGGCGTATCCGTACCGGCGGATGTCGCGGTGTATCATGCGCAGATACTGAACGCCGTAAAGGCACTTGCTGTCGCCGACGAGGGGATGAAGCAATTATTCTCATCGCCGAACTTGGCGCAGGTCGCGGTGCAAGCTTATGCCCACGATGTTGATGCGATACAAAAGACCCTGCAAAATATCAGCGCGCTTCTCGTGGGTCGCGGTATTAAACTTGCCAACGCAGAGAAATTACACATTTATCTTGGCGTGAATAAATAGAAAATCATGCGCCGGATTACCAGAAAATTCAAAATCATCTTCGCACTGCTTGTTGTAATCGGCATGCACGCTGGCACTCTCACTGCGATTGCCCAGACAATGGATTCAAGTAGTTATTACACGCTCACGAGCTCGATGTCGCCCCAGCTAATGTCCGGGGCGGGGCAGAGTCTCCTTGGCCAGATCCAAGCGGCCAACGGCAACCTCGCTATCATCAATAGCGCCTTCCAGAACGCCATCCAGTATGCCATCCAAACGAACGACCCCGCCAGTGCCCAGCAGGTGTTTAATCTCTACCAGAATTTCCTACGCCCGATAATGGAGAGCCAGCACAATCTCACCGACTCGAGCAATCCGAACAACCTCGCCAATTTAAACGGCACATTACAGAACGGCCTTGCGCCGGTGCTGAATCAGCTTAATACCGTCCTTACCAACAACTCCACGAGCTACGGCGGACAAATAACCGGCTTCAACGCCACACCACAGAGCGCCCAGCAACTCGTCCAAGTCTTCAATCAGCTTCTAGCATTGCAGGGCAATCAAACGGCGCAGACTCAACTCGGCAACCAATTCAACAGCGGTCTCAATTACGCCGACATGGCGCAAGGCAACTTTAACATTCTGAATGTCATCCAGGGCGTCCGCACGCTGACGGCAGACAACACGACAGGCGCCCAACAAGCGGGCGGTGCGGCCGCAATCATCAACTCGCTCGGTCTTGATCCTAATGTGGCCGGGCCGCTCGGTACCATCGCCGGCATGTTGTTCCAGAATAATCAGACGAGCACGAATCTCGGCACAAACCTCGGAGGCATCAACTCCGGCTTGCCGCAAGTAACCAGCATGGTCGGCAATATGATAGGCAGTATGCTCGGCGGGGGGAGCGCCTCGCAAGTCGGCGGCCAGGTCAGAGACTTCGTCACTAGCCAGATGATGAGCGGTATTACTCGCAGTCTTGGCTCGAACAATCAAGCTATCCAACTCCCGGCCGGACTTAACGCCGCAACACAAGCCCTCCAGGGCAATGTGGCCGGTGCGGTTACAAGCGCGGCCGGCCTCGCCAGCAATCTCTCTACCGGCGTGGCCAACACCCCGGGTGCGAACGCAGCGGCGGCTGTTGCTGCCGGAGCATCACCTAGCCCTGCCGCCGATGCAGCCAGAAGTGCCGCTGGCGGCGGGGGCGCATCATCATGCCCTGCAAACGGCGGAGGAGCGGGGACGGGAGGAGCCCCGGGCGGTGCAAAGACTCCAGGGGACACGCAGTCGGTACGAGATTATTTGATAGAAAACAGCGGAGAAACTCCCGCTCAAGTCGACGCCTTCATTCAGCAAGAAGGGCTTGACCCCAACGCTTCGGCAAACGGGT
Above is a window of Candidatus Paceibacterota bacterium DNA encoding:
- a CDS encoding ATP-binding protein, translated to MLIFKRKIEDIIVERLYKRRAILIFGPRQAGKTTLAKRILERQGNRDAYFNCELATVRKHFILGEPNSLLSLVGNAKLVVFDEAQTIENIGPILKTFIDTYPEVQIIATGSSSFDLANKINEPLTGRAFEFILLPLSLNEIQSVVPLTEERVLELLRLGCYPSVVAETSKSTREDILRNIATNYLYKDIFIFESVRNPKLIEDLLRALALQVGSTVSINELAILLGVSRATIQKYLSLLEQSYVVFRLPSFSRNPRNEIKKAFKVYFYDVGIRNALIDNIDELTGRNDRGPLLENLFITERLKLGLQSTLPPRLSFWRTKKGAEIDLIEEIGDTLRAYECKWKDGDTSFSLFRKKYSTVETHLITLATLIR
- the rsmA gene encoding 16S rRNA (adenine(1518)-N(6)/adenine(1519)-N(6))-dimethyltransferase RsmA encodes the protein MTFMKPKKSLGQNFLIEPTIVQKIIFAANIKGGGETSAFAGGLASGRSLETVLEVGPGKGILTRALLDAGAKVIAVEKDDALAKNLEIIFAKEISEEKLILVHDDILKFFESQRFDLLDAQGRTSNSGFSVVANIPYNITGELIRKLLEGEHQPQAMTLMVQKEVAQRIVASDSKESLLSLSVKAFGTPEYVATVTRDNFYPAPNVDSAILRISDISNDFIKTLQLSDMWKTVWKTSEQAFFGLLHAGFAHKRKMLVSNLAAIASKNEIMAVFKAFKINEKARAEELSLSDWRCLLSPIS